A window of the Cryptococcus decagattii chromosome 6, complete sequence genome harbors these coding sequences:
- a CDS encoding pre-mRNA-splicing factor CWC22 — translation MPRSSRSVSPRPRSPSLSPPRRDSYSPRGRSSSPDDIPASKRKRSPSPNPRDRPASPPTRRRRSQSPYRNSDRSEIERPNVKDIDPNRRRARENALLEKQINTALANDGDANGTVATTKKSADEIARAEFAKLLGSRSGGAYIPPAKLRAMQAEAAKDKASAEYQRISWDALKKSINGLINKVNISNIKHIVPELFAENLIRGRGLFARSVMRAQASSLPFTPVFAALVAIINTKLPQVGELVLIRLISQFRRAYKRNDKIVCHATSTFIAHLCNQYVAHEIVALQILLLCLDRPTDDSIEVAVGFMREVGLFLSENSPKANNTVFERFRAVLHEGQISKRCQYMIEVLFQVRKDKYKDNPAIPEGLDLVEEEEQITHRVTLDDELQVQESLNLFKADPNFVQNEERYNAIRREILGDSDDESGTESGTEYSESEDDEDEDVAPEKAGIQDMTETNLINLRRTIYLTIMNSLNFEEAVHKLMKVNIPEGREIELCNMVIECCSQERTYSNFYGLIGERFCKLHRIWTDAFQEAFQKYYDTIHRYETNKLRNIGRFFGHLLASDGISWAVLHVVHMNEEETTSSSRIFVKIVLQEMVEEIGINRVAERFRIPDLKPAFAGMFPMDNPKNARFSINYFTSIGMGKVTEEMREYLQNAPKLLAAQQAALAAAESSDSDTDSSSDISSSSDSDSDTDSDASSYASRSRRRRRYSDDSRSPSPPPRRRRYSDDSRSPSPPPRRRGYSQESRSPSPPPPRRRRYSDDTRSPSPPPRQRQYPDSPRSPSPPPRRRRYSDDSRSPSPPPRGRYSDDSRSPSPPPRRRRYSDDSRSPSPPPRRR, via the exons ATGCCCCGCTCTTCTCGCTCTGTGTCCCCTCGCCCCCGCTCTCCGTCCCTCTCCCCCCCTCGCCGAGACAGCTACTCTCCGCGTGGCAGGAGCTCAAGCCCAGATGACATTCCTGCTTCCAAGCGGAAGAG GTCCCCATCTCCCAATCCACGAGACCGTCCTGCATCCCCTCCTACTCGTCGACGACGTTCTCAGTCCCCTTATCGCAATTCGGACCGATCAGAAATTGAGAGGCCCAACGTAAAGGATATCGACCCTAACCGCCGACGTGCTCGAGAGAATGCTCTTTTGGAAAAGCAAATAAACACGGCTCTGGCGAACGATGGCGATGCGAATGGGACGGTCGCAACGACTAAAAAATCGGCAGATGAGATTGCGAGGGCGGAGTTTGCAAAGCTTCTTGGATCAAGGAGTGGTGGAGCGTACATTCCTCCGGCAAAGTTGAGGGCTATGCAGGCAGAGGCCGCCAAGGACAAGGCGAGTGCAGAGTATCAGAGGATAAGCTGGGATGCGTTGAAAAAGAGTATCAATGGTCTCATCAACAAGGTCAACATCTCAAACATCAAGCACATCGTCCCCGAGTTGTTTGCCGAGAACCTCATTCGAGGTAGAGGCCTTTTCGCTAGGTCCGTCATGCGTGCCCAGGCATCATCGTTGCCGTTCACTCCAGTCTTTGCGGCTTTGGTTGCTATCATCAACACCAAACTGCCCCAGGTCGGGGAATTGGTATTGATTCGATTGATCAGTCAATTCCGACGAGCTTACAAGAGAAACGACAAG ATTGTTTGCCATGCTACTTCCACCTTTATCGCTCATCTGTGTAATCAATATGTCGCTCACGAAATCGTTGCCCTCCAAATCCTCCTTTTGTGCCTCGACCGTCCCACTGACGACTCGATCGAAGTTGCCGTCGGGTTCATGCGTGAAGTTGGTCTATTCCTTTCTGAAAACTCTCCCAAAGCAAACAATACCGTCTTTGAACGATTCCGAGCCGTTTTGCACGAAGGTCAGATCAGCAAGAGGTGTCAATATATGATTGAAGTCTTGTTTCAAGTCCGAAAGGACAAGTACAAGGATAACCCTGCCATCCCTGAGGGTTTGGACCTggtcgaggaggaggagcaaaTCACCCATAGGGTGACtttggatgatgagttgCAGGTGCAAGAGAGTCTGA ACTTGTTCAAGGCCGACCCTAACTTTGTCCAAAACGAAGAACGTTATAATGCTATCAGACGTGAAATTTTGGGCGACTCTGACGATGAGTCTGGTACCGAATCCGGCACTGAATACTCCGAATCtgaagacgatgaagatgaagatgttgCCCCAGAGAAGGCTGGAATTCAGGACATGACGGAAACAAACTTGATCAACTTGAGAAGGACGATCTATTTGACCATCATGAACTCG CTCAactttgaagaagctgtACACAAGCTTATGAAAGTGAACATTCCCGAAGGCCGAGAG ATTGAACTCTGTAATATGGTTATCGAATGCTGTTCGCAAGAACGAACGTACTCGAATTTTTACGGTCTCATCGGCGAGAGATTCTGCAAACTTCATCGAATCTGGACCGACGCATTCCAAGAAGCATTCCAGAAGTATTACGACACCATTCATCGATATGAGACCAACAAGCTCCGTAATATCGGTCGTTTCTTCGGCCACCTTCTCGCATCCGACGGTATTTCATGGGCAGTTCTTCATGTCGTTCATATgaacgaagaagaaaccACCTCTTCTAGCCGTATCTTTGTCAAGATTGTGCTTCAAGAAATGGTCGAAGAGATAGGTATCAACCGTGTTGCCGAACGATTCCGTATCCCTGACCTCAAACCCGCATTTGCCGGCATGTTCCCCATGGACAACCCCAAGAATGCTCGATTCTCAATCAACTACTTTACTTCTATCGGTATGGGCAAGGTCACTGAAGAGATGCGAGAATACCTGCAAAATGCTCCCAAGCTTTTGGCAGCTCAGCAGGCTGCATTGGCCGCTGCTGAATCGTCAGATTCCGATACGGATTCGAGCTCGGATATATCTTCGTCGTCTGACAGTGACAGCGATACTGACTCGGACGCGAGTAGTTACGCGAGTCGatcgaggaggaggaggaggtaTTCTGATGATTCCCGCTCGCCTTCACCACCTCCTCGTCGAAGGAGATATTCTGATGACTCCCGCTCGccttctccccctcctcgTAGGAGGGGATACAGTCAAGAGTCGCGCTCGCCTTCGCCGCCACCACCTCGTCGAAGGAGGTATTCGGATGACACTCGCTCGCCTTCACCTCCTCCGCGTCAAAGGCAGTATCCTGATAGCCCCCGTTCGCCTTCGCCTCCTCCGCGTCGAAGAAGATACTCTGATGACTCACGTTCCCCGTCCCCGCCTCCTCGTGGAAGGTACTCGGACGACTCTCGatccccatctcctcctccgcgTCGAAGGAGGTACTCGGACGACTCTCGTTCCCCGTCTCCACCTCCCCGACGACGATGA
- a CDS encoding topoisomerase 1-associated factor 1, which yields MDLPDPPLPLDAPSPPHFLDAPQDRWNVFYPAVQTLVNALGGYEEVESPPDSGIFETVYRPGDSVIGVLKDLKKLWRKDDEDDERTVARCMHKAELMKELVAILVECAERGEWGRKVALVACDLIAALTWPIDVAQELKEIEDEGPVVTDYVSLLRAQLEYKALFLKSAKPLKSILSLMVPCLAKPRKDEKDSRIISLGLHVVRNLLAIKDAVAEGTATGEKEEFARLQSDLITQLDSLTYLQLFLSLCSCADKTDLNPFNVILLDILHLIFRGIRPTELAQDQERVPMDGLAKLLEKEKKQKALNSRVGSTRHSRFGTTITVKTAEQRVVLHRQAAIVENPGKILDMTKKRKAVAAKNMDDLMVYVNLSSDAMVVLQSFSKSFLEISYNTFIESILRDIRMERTKIRPSDNIRVFYLSSFFIEYLLLLRHKLVEKGDSRRLEELPLGLVAQIAEMDSVKWLFARLRICWDDKPKAWTELQACIECFTQILLLIDDMSASTNEEDVEVAEILQHQLYYNYDILDSALAVVREYKNQSVAYLDSIIHFAYVLLRMLEKYSKTKAFMFIRKRKNKHKKRKERQAASQAGAEREQQGESRRIPEEYGDEEEEAFAPDQDAPSYAEHAFTFQSFEKRFAQEAVVNTLLTYLERFLEFDGPEPMKRVVGLMHRQVVKAHAEGLYFKVSTLIVFRRILDKTHALPAAPSSRDLITLITYILRKFFKHVAKEPFTLVEALSSKSRGKWKAIREGGSDDDDDGMAGQRGRIKEKMGPVELQFIKKHKFSWSQQMSIAFAIIWGDGHGYLIKWIVEVLERVLAAKQEIVLTTDGGINGDEDEDDENGNVRVRRFGRPSDEAISKFTQFDLQPEENEQIEAVTSNPHFRLMLKLLSFDLPPPPTELDFVEDISSEELALAREKSDSAWFLPANVLPSNIEASIGALKQYMEEPPTLDDDPRKLLRRKTRATRRRRRSPSVESYDTETGETRPDRPHKKNSHQKRAKKAVETQNYKSAAFIEDSDDEDPEATRRFFENEERLRREMDELAAQGGHAMMERGAKRKRGKKNKGKDPNDVPVPSLIADVSGSEDENTLEGDAEGQDEVFRTTNITADEKAQMERQKAQLTAIREMANGSDDEDGSDDDSELRAKRRAMESSESGMPFFGGSDNDDEDDESVAKPSAKVRRRVIDPDEDDES from the exons ATGGACTTGCCAGATCCGCCACTTCCTCTCGACGCGCCATCACCGCCTCACTTCCTCGACGCACCACAGGATCGCTGGAATGTTTTTTACCCTGCCGTTCAGACTCTCGTCAACGCACTTGGTGGTTATGAAGAAGTCGAATCACCACCAGACAGCGGCATTTTTGAGACTGTTTATCGGCCCGGTGACAGTGTTATAGGCGTTTTGAAGGATCTGAAAAAGCTGTGGAGGaaagatgacgaagatgatgagcgAACAGTAGCGAGGTGTATGCATAAAGCAGAGTTGATGAAAGAATTGGTTGCTATTTTGGTAGAATGTgcggaaagaggagagtggGGTAGAAAGGTTGCTCTTGTTGCTT GTGACCTGATAGCAGCTTTAACATGGCCTATCGATGTCGCACAAGAGCtcaaggagattgaagacGAAGGTCCGGTCGTTACAGATTATGTCTCCCTGCTTCGTGCGCAGTTGGAATACAAAGCTCTTTTTCTTAAAAGTGCAAAACCTCTCAAATCAATTCTGTCTCTTATGGTACCATGTCTGGCGAAACCCAGAAA AGACGAGAAGGACTCGCGTATTATTTCGTTAGGGCTGCACGTGGTCCGAAACCTTCTCGCAATCAAGGATGCAGTGGCTGAAGGTACAGCTActggtgagaaggaggagttCGCCCGCCTTCAA TCCGATCTTATCACACAACTTGACTCCCTCACATATCTCCAACTTTTCCTCAGTCTGTGTTCATGTGCGGATAAGACAGACCTTAACCCGTTCAACGTCATCTTACTCGACATCTTACATCTTATCTTTCGAGGAATCAGGCCGACCGAGCTTGCCCAGGATCAGGAAAGA GTACCAATGGATGGCCTTGCAAAGCTcctggagaaggaaaagaaacaaaaagcACTCAACTCCAGAGTAGGCAGTACACGACATTCCAGGTTTGGAACGACTATCACAGTCAAGACT GCCGAGCAACGAGTTGTTCTACATCGACAGGCCGCTATCGTCGAAAACCCCGGCAAAATTTTGGATATGACTAAAAAAAGGAAGGCTGTCGCGGCCAAGAATATGGACGATCTGATGGTGTATGTTAACCTCAGCTCGGATGCGATGGTAGTTTTGCAAAGTTTCTCAAAGTCATTCTTAGAGATCTCCTATAACA CGTTCATCGAATCGATCTTGCGAGATATTCGTATGGAACGTACCAAAATTCGACCATCTGACAACATCCGGGTCTTCTACCTATCCAGCTTTTTTATCGAGtacctccttcttcttcgacatAAACTTGTTGAAAAAGGTGATTCTCGACGGTTGGAAGAGTTGCCTTTGGGTTTGGTGGCGCAAATCGCAGAAATGGACTCTGTCAAATGGCTATTTGCGAGATTGAGAATTTGCTGGGATGATAAACCAAAGGCTTGGACAGAGTTACAGGCTTGTATTGAATGTTTCACTCAAATC TTGCTTTTAATCGACGACATGTCGGCGTCAacgaatgaagaagatgttgaggTCGCAGAGATCCTTCAACACCAGCTGTATTATAATTACGATATCCTTGATTCTGCACTTGCTGTTGTCCGAGAATATAAAAACCAATCCGTCGC CTACCTCGACTCTATCATCCACTTTGCCTACGTGCTTCTCAGAATGCTTGAAAAGTATTCCAAGACAAAAGCTTTCATGTTCATCCGTAAACGTAAAAACAAGCACAAGAAACGTAAAGAGCGCCAAGCAGCCTCGCAAGCCGGCGCCGAGAGGGAACAACAAGGGGAATCCCGCAGAATTCCGGAAGAGTACggggatgaggaggaggaggcatTTGCCCCGGATCAGGATGCGCCGAGTTATGCTGAACATGCTTTTACTTTTCAGTCTTTTGAGAAG AGATTTGCCCAAGAAGCTGTAGTCAATACTCTCCTTACTTATCTCGAACGGTTCTTGGAATTTGATGGTCCAGAACCTATGAAGAGAGTAGTCGGTCTGATGCACAGGCAAGTAGTCAAAGCTCATGCTGAGGGTTTATACTTTAAG GTGTCGACACTCATCGTCTTCCGCCGTATCCTCGACAAAACGCACGCTCTTCCCGCAgccccttcttctcgagaCCTCATCACACTTATAACGTACATTCTCCGCAAATTCTTCAAGCACGTCGCTAAGGAGCCGTTTACGCTGGTTGAAGCTCTGAGTAGCAAGTCGAGAGGTAAATGGAAGGCTATAAGAGAAGGCggcagtgatgatgatgatgatgggaTGGCAGGACAGAGGGGAAGAATCAAAGAGAAG ATGGGACCTGTGGAACTGCAGTTTATCAAGAAACACAAGTTCAGTTGGTCTCAGCAGATGTCGATTGCTTTTGCCATCATCTGGGGCGACGGGCACGGCTATCTCATTAAGTGGATCGTCGAAGTTTTGGAGCGAGTCTTGGCGGCCAAACAGGAGATTGTGTTGACCACTGATGGAGGAATcaatggagatgaggacgaggacgaTGAAAATGGGAATGTGAGAGTAAGAAGATTTGGGAGACCGAGTGACGAGGCGATCAGCAAGTTCACCCAGTTTG ACCTTCAACCTGAAGAGAATGAACAGATCGAGGCCGTCACCTCAAATCCCCACTTTCGACTTATGCTCAAACTTCTTTCTTTCGACTTACCGCCACCTCCCACGGAACTCGATTTTGTAGAAGATATCTCCTCGGAAGAGCTCGCCCTCGCTCGAGAAAAGTCAGACTCTGCATGGTTTCTCCCCGCCAATGTCTTGCCATCCAATATTGAAGCTAGTATTGGTGCCTTAAAGCAATACATGGAGGAGCCTCCAACGCTTGACGATGATCCCAGGAAACTTCTTCGACGCAAAACCCGCGCAACAAGACGAAGACGGCGTTCGCCCTCTGTCGAATCGTACGACACCGAGACAGGTGAGACACGTCCTGATCGTCCGCACAAGAAGAATTCGCATCAGAAACGAGCCAAAAAGGCGGTGGAGACCCAGAATTACAAGTCTGCAGCGTTTATTGAGGACTCGGACGATGAGGACCCTGAGGCGACAAGACGGTTCtttgagaatgaggagaggctgagaagagagatggatgaacTTGCTGCTCAAGGAGGGCATGCAATGATGGAAAGGGGGGCGAAGAGGAAacgaggaaagaagaataagGGAAAGGATCCAAATGATGTGCCAGTGCCGAGTTTGATAGCAGACGTCAGTGGATCTGAAGACGAAAATACACTGGAGGGGGATGCCGAGGGTCAAGATGAGGTTTTCAGGACAACTAACATCACCGCTGATGAAAAGGCGCAGATGGAGAGGCAGAAAGCGCAGTTGACCGCAATCAGAGAGATGGCCAATGGTagcgatgatgaggatggaagcgACGATGATTCCGAGTTACGTGCGAAGCGAAGAGCGATGGAGAGTTCTGAGAGTGGGATGCCTTTTTTCGGAGGGAGTgacaatgatgatgaagacgacgaGTCTGTTGCGAAGCCATCCGCCAAggtgagaagaagagttaTAGATCCAGACGAAGACGATGAGAGTTGA